One window of Perca fluviatilis chromosome 12, GENO_Pfluv_1.0, whole genome shotgun sequence genomic DNA carries:
- the cbsb gene encoding LOW QUALITY PROTEIN: cystathionine beta-synthase b (The sequence of the model RefSeq protein was modified relative to this genomic sequence to represent the inferred CDS: inserted 1 base in 1 codon): protein MAKCEFFNAGGSVKDRIGLRMVEDAEKTGILKPGDTIIEPTSGNTGIGLALAAAVKGYRCIITMPERMSNEKVDVLRALGGEIVRTPSSAAFDSPESHIVTAWRLKREIPNSHILDQYRNASNPLAHYDTTAEEILEQCDGKLDMLVAGAGTGGTLTGVARKLKERCPNVKIVAVDPEGSILGGSNENKTSFEVEGIGHDFIPTVLDRSLVDMWYKSTDLETFTMSRKLVREEGLLCGGSSGSAMAAAVKMARQLEAGQRCVVILADSVRNYMSKFLSDKWMCEKGFLSPEEPMDFKPWWWNMTVQYLNLSXPLTVLASVSCQKTIDILKEKAFDQAPVVDNSGVIQGMVTLGTILSSVSAGKAKPSDAISKVLCKRYKQVHLTDNLGKLSQILETDHFVLVVHDHVQNKADGSTCQKQMVFGIVTAIDLLNYITTDDSQDHS, encoded by the exons TGGCCAAGTGCGAGTTCTTCAATGCAGGAGGCAGCGTGAAAGACAGGATCGGCCTGCGGATGGTGGAAGATGCTGAGAAAACCGGGATCCTCAAACCAGGAGACACAATCATTGAGCCCACCTCTGGCAACACAG GTATCGGCCTCGCCCTGGCAGCTGCAGTTAAAGGCTACCGCTGCATTATAACCATGCCTGAGAGGATGAGCAACGAGAAG gttGATGTGTTGAGAGCTCTCGGGGGAGAAATTGTGCGCACGCCTTCTTCTGCAGCTTTTGATTCACCAGAGTCTCACATAGTCACGGCTTGGCGTCTAAAGAGGGAGATCCCCAACTCGCACATCCTCGACCAATATCGTAATGCCAGCAACCCTCTGGCTCACTACGATACCACAGCTGAGGAGATACTGGAGCAGTGTGATG GTAAATTGGACATGTTGGTGGCGGGAGCCGGCACAGGCGGTACACTTACTGGTGTTGCTCGGAAGTTGAAGGAGAGATGCCCCAATGTCAAG aTAGTCGCTGTGGACCCTGAGGGCTCCATTCTGGGTGGCTCTAATGAAAATAAGACTTCCTTTGAAGTGGAGGGCATTGGACATGACTTTATCCCCACAGTGTTGGACagatct CTTGTTGACATGTGGTATAAATCGACTGACCTGGAGACATTCACAATGTCACGCAAGCTGGTCAGAGAGGAGGGTCTCCTGTGCG GCGGCAGCTCTGGCTCAGCCATGGCAGCAGCAGTAAAGATGGCTCGGCAGCTTGAGGCGGGACAGCGCTGTGTGGTCATCCTGGCTGACTCCGTCCGCAACTATAT GTCAAAATTCCTGAGTGACAAGTGGATGTGTGAGAAGGGGTTCCTCAGCCCGGAGGagccgatggacttcaaacccTG GTGGTGGAACATGACTGTCCAGTATCTAAACCTAT GCCCCCTCACTGTGTTAGCGTCTGTGTCCTGCCAGAAAACCATCGACATCCTGAAAGAGAAAGCATTTGACCAGGCCCCAGTCGTCGATAACTCAGG TGTGATCCAGGGGATGGTCACTCTGGGAACCATCCTGTCCTCTGTGTCGGCAGGGAAGGCCAAACCCTCAGATGCTATCAGCAAGGTGCTCTGCAAGCGTTACAAACAG GTGCACCTGACAGACAACCTGGGGAAGCTGTCCCAAATCCTCGAAACAGACCACTTCGTCCTGGTGGTGCATGATCACGTTCAGa ATAAAGCTGATGGGTCAACTTGTCAGAAGCAGATGGTGTTTGGCATCGTGACAGCGATTGACCTCCTCAACTACATCACCACAGATGACAGCCAGGATCACTCGTAG